Proteins co-encoded in one Holophagales bacterium genomic window:
- a CDS encoding radical SAM protein, protein MTTRMLEPREYYRLPWSLTDNGLSWLEVTTRCNLACKGCYRDPHKDGHKPLDEIARDLDVFAAKRRSDSMSIAGGDPLVHPDIVEIVRMIRQRGWKPVLNTNGLALTPELLKELKKAGVYGFTFHVDTTQKRKDSPDAVTEADHNPLRQKFAEMVAAEGGIGCSFNQTVSERTLDQVPEVVRWGIQRPDLVHTMVFILYREPSMARRMGLSFFANGREIDMGASYDDTDFCGGRPLKAQDVVDQIRTVVPGFEPSAYLNGTVDPDSMKWLMGIRLADGEETFGHVSPRYMETVQNVSHLFRDRWLSYVTPGFLGLGRSSMALFAPIDGSMRRAMGRYLSASAKSPGHLLRKVRLQTFTIIQAVDFLPDGSMNMCDGCPDITVHDGKLYWSCRLEEIKEHGTFVSACPTRPDPAA, encoded by the coding sequence ATGACGACCCGAATGCTCGAACCGAGGGAGTACTACCGGCTCCCCTGGTCCCTCACGGACAACGGCCTGTCATGGCTCGAGGTCACGACGCGGTGCAACCTCGCGTGCAAGGGGTGCTACCGCGACCCGCACAAGGACGGCCACAAGCCGCTCGACGAGATCGCGCGCGACCTCGACGTCTTCGCGGCGAAGCGCAGGAGCGACTCGATGAGCATCGCGGGGGGCGACCCGCTCGTCCACCCCGACATCGTCGAGATCGTGAGGATGATCCGGCAGCGAGGCTGGAAGCCGGTCCTGAACACGAACGGCCTCGCGCTGACGCCGGAGCTCCTGAAGGAGCTGAAGAAGGCCGGCGTCTACGGCTTCACGTTCCACGTCGACACGACCCAGAAGCGGAAGGACTCCCCCGACGCCGTCACCGAGGCCGATCACAACCCGCTCCGTCAGAAGTTCGCGGAGATGGTCGCCGCCGAGGGGGGGATCGGCTGCTCCTTCAACCAGACCGTCTCCGAACGGACGCTCGACCAGGTGCCCGAGGTCGTGCGCTGGGGGATCCAGCGCCCCGACCTCGTCCACACGATGGTCTTCATCCTGTATCGCGAGCCTTCCATGGCGCGCCGGATGGGGCTCTCGTTCTTCGCGAACGGACGCGAGATCGACATGGGGGCCTCCTACGACGACACCGATTTCTGCGGCGGGCGCCCGCTGAAGGCGCAGGACGTCGTCGACCAGATCCGGACCGTCGTCCCCGGATTCGAGCCGAGCGCCTACCTGAACGGCACGGTCGACCCCGACAGCATGAAGTGGCTGATGGGGATCCGCCTCGCCGACGGCGAGGAGACCTTCGGCCACGTGTCGCCGCGATACATGGAGACGGTCCAGAACGTATCGCACCTCTTCCGCGACCGCTGGCTCAGCTACGTCACCCCGGGCTTCCTCGGCCTGGGCCGTTCCTCGATGGCGCTCTTCGCGCCCATCGACGGGTCGATGCGCCGCGCGATGGGCCGCTACCTCTCGGCCTCCGCGAAGAGCCCGGGCCACCTCCTGCGCAAGGTGCGGTTGCAGACCTTCACGATCATCCAGGCCGTCGACTTCCTGCCGGACGGCAGCATGAACATGTGCGACGGCTGCCCCGACATCACGGTCCACGACGGCAAGCTCTACTGGAGCTGC
- a CDS encoding bifunctional methionine sulfoxide reductase B/A protein, protein MRIPPAVPESPPAPGRHRFSASVALAALGAVLLLAACRPAETLAESAGDATTTPGKAKAMKTTLSKSGYDVTPLPKDEVARLAAKLDPEAYRITQRSGTEPAFCGNLLDNKKDGVYACVVCGLPLFSSEHKFDSGTGWPSFFREFDPSHVSRKVDRAHGMERVEINCARCGAHLGHVFEDGPRPTNERHCLNSASLKFLEKGAPVPPESQPAKAEVAYFAAGCFWGVEHWFGRGPGVLEAVSGYMQGQTDNPSYKDVCTGRTGHAETVKVTYDASRITYRRLVEAFFAMHDPTQLNRQGPDVGDQYRSGIWTVDEAQKKVAEAVMAELRGTKAYGEKAIVTVVEPAKTFWPAEEYHQEYISKNGASCHVKNPW, encoded by the coding sequence ATGAGAATTCCCCCGGCGGTCCCCGAATCCCCCCCGGCACCCGGCCGGCATCGGTTTTCCGCGTCCGTGGCCCTGGCCGCCCTCGGAGCGGTCCTGCTCCTCGCTGCCTGCCGGCCGGCAGAAACCCTCGCAGAATCCGCCGGCGACGCGACGACGACCCCGGGAAAGGCGAAGGCCATGAAGACGACCCTCTCGAAGTCCGGCTACGACGTGACGCCCCTTCCGAAGGACGAGGTCGCCCGCCTCGCGGCGAAGCTCGACCCCGAGGCGTATCGGATCACGCAGAGGTCGGGAACGGAGCCGGCCTTCTGCGGGAACCTCCTCGACAACAAGAAGGACGGCGTCTACGCCTGCGTCGTCTGCGGGCTTCCCCTCTTCTCGAGCGAGCACAAGTTCGACTCGGGCACCGGGTGGCCGAGCTTCTTCCGCGAGTTCGACCCGTCCCACGTCTCGCGAAAGGTCGACCGGGCCCACGGCATGGAGCGGGTCGAGATCAACTGTGCCCGCTGCGGCGCCCACCTCGGGCACGTCTTCGAAGACGGCCCGCGCCCGACGAACGAGCGGCACTGCCTGAACTCGGCCTCGCTGAAGTTCCTGGAGAAGGGAGCCCCCGTTCCGCCCGAAAGCCAACCGGCGAAGGCCGAGGTGGCGTACTTCGCGGCCGGCTGCTTCTGGGGCGTCGAGCACTGGTTCGGGAGAGGACCGGGCGTCCTCGAGGCCGTGAGCGGCTACATGCAGGGGCAGACCGACAACCCGAGCTACAAGGACGTCTGCACGGGCCGGACCGGCCACGCCGAGACGGTCAAGGTGACCTACGACGCCAGCCGCATCACCTACAGGCGGCTCGTCGAGGCCTTCTTCGCCATGCACGACCCGACCCAGCTGAACCGGCAGGGCCCGGACGTCGGCGACCAGTACCGATCGGGCATCTGGACGGTCGACGAGGCCCAGAAGAAGGTGGCCGAAGCCGTGATGGCCGAGCTGAGGGGGACGAAGGCGTACGGAGAGAAGGCGATCGTGACGGTCGTCGAGCCGGCGAAGACGTTCTGGCCCGCGGAGGAGTACCACCAGGAGTACATTTCGAAGAATGGCGCCTCCTGCCACGTGAAGAACCCCTGGTGA
- a CDS encoding response regulator has translation MAHILIVDDESSNRYLLEVVLRAAGHEVVSTADGAEALGAARATPPSLIISDILMPVMDGFVLCKEWKADGLLAKIPFIFYTATYTEEEDERFALSLGADRFLRKPLEPDALLAAVDQALADSRPAASLPRVPDLAAELAFLSAHDETLARKLQHKHEQLQQSERKYRSYFDSSPVAIIVLDGSGRILDFNPAACRLSLYPASELHGKALTELADPSSAPAALAAFAALPDTGVTLARYKVRRRDGTVREVQVSAIRLDGARVLAFCEDVTEQVQAEETVRRANADLEKRVRERTVQLEQANRELEAFCYSVSHDLRAPLRAVDGYSHLLEEIAADRLDEESRRLVDSIRQSARRMSNLINDLLSLSKTSRQDLRIGLVDMERLAEAVVWELLPADERDRSDVTIHPLPKAAGDEGLLRQVWANLLGNAVKFSSKKEKRAIEIGVRFSGNETAYFVRDNGVGFPPEHAQRLFDVFQRLHAAGDFEGSGIGLAIVRRIVERHGGRVWAESVPGAGATFWFALGEAEGSLDGETSDGRKPNPGDGRPAIRS, from the coding sequence GTGGCGCACATCCTCATCGTCGACGACGAGAGCTCGAACCGGTACCTGCTCGAGGTCGTTCTCCGCGCAGCCGGTCACGAGGTCGTCTCGACCGCCGACGGCGCCGAGGCGCTCGGGGCCGCGAGGGCCACACCGCCCTCCCTGATCATCTCCGACATCCTCATGCCGGTCATGGACGGCTTCGTCCTCTGCAAGGAGTGGAAGGCGGACGGTCTTCTGGCGAAGATTCCGTTCATCTTCTACACGGCGACGTACACGGAGGAGGAGGACGAGCGGTTCGCCTTGAGCCTGGGCGCCGACCGCTTTCTCCGAAAGCCGCTCGAACCCGATGCGCTCCTCGCCGCCGTGGACCAGGCGCTCGCCGACAGCAGGCCCGCGGCGTCTCTTCCAAGAGTGCCCGACCTCGCCGCCGAGCTCGCTTTCCTCTCGGCCCACGACGAGACACTCGCCCGCAAGCTCCAGCACAAGCACGAGCAGCTGCAGCAGAGCGAGCGGAAATACCGGAGCTATTTCGACAGCTCGCCCGTCGCGATCATCGTCCTGGACGGTTCGGGCCGTATCCTCGACTTCAACCCGGCTGCGTGCCGGCTCTCCCTTTACCCCGCGTCGGAGCTCCACGGCAAGGCGCTGACCGAGCTGGCCGACCCGAGCTCGGCGCCGGCAGCCCTCGCCGCCTTCGCCGCCCTTCCCGACACCGGGGTGACTCTCGCCAGGTACAAGGTACGACGCCGGGACGGGACCGTCCGGGAGGTCCAGGTGTCCGCCATCCGGCTCGACGGCGCCCGGGTCCTCGCCTTCTGCGAGGACGTCACGGAACAGGTGCAGGCCGAAGAGACGGTGCGGCGCGCGAACGCCGATCTCGAGAAGCGGGTCCGCGAACGGACCGTTCAGCTCGAGCAGGCTAACCGGGAGCTGGAGGCCTTCTGCTACTCCGTCTCGCACGACCTGCGCGCGCCCCTTCGCGCCGTGGACGGCTACTCGCACCTGCTCGAGGAGATCGCGGCGGACCGGCTCGACGAGGAGTCACGCAGACTCGTCGACAGCATCCGGCAGAGCGCCCGGCGCATGTCGAACCTCATCAACGACCTCCTCTCCCTCTCGAAGACGAGCCGGCAGGACCTCCGGATCGGCCTGGTAGACATGGAGCGCCTGGCCGAGGCCGTGGTCTGGGAGCTTCTCCCGGCGGACGAACGCGACCGGAGCGACGTCACGATCCACCCGCTGCCGAAAGCCGCGGGGGACGAGGGCCTCCTCCGGCAGGTCTGGGCAAACCTTCTCGGAAACGCGGTGAAGTTCAGCTCAAAGAAGGAGAAGCGGGCGATCGAGATCGGGGTCCGGTTTTCAGGAAACGAGACGGCCTACTTCGTCCGCGACAACGGCGTCGGATTCCCGCCCGAGCATGCGCAGAGGCTCTTCGACGTCTTCCAGCGCCTCCACGCCGCCGGGGACTTCGAAGGGTCGGGGATCGGCCTCGCCATCGTCCGCCGCATCGTCGAGCGCCACGGCGGGCGTGTCTGGGCCGAGAGCGTGCCCGGTGCCGGCGCGACCTTCTGGTTCGCCCTCGGTGAGGCGGAGGGGTCGCTGGACGGAGAGACGTCCGACGGGAGGAAGCCGAACCCGGGTGACGGACGACCAGCCATCCGTTCGTGA
- a CDS encoding response regulator, with amino-acid sequence MTRTVLVIEDNEQNLYLVRFLLERSGYAVVPALDGPRGIEEARRVEPALILLDIQLPGMDGYAVASELRRIPALEGTPIVAVTSYAMVGDRERCLDSGCTGYIEKPINPDTFIEQVEAYLNASTPREA; translated from the coding sequence ATGACACGAACAGTCCTGGTCATCGAGGACAACGAGCAGAACCTCTACCTCGTCCGTTTCCTGCTGGAGCGCAGCGGCTACGCGGTCGTACCGGCCCTCGACGGGCCGAGGGGGATCGAGGAGGCACGCCGCGTCGAGCCGGCGCTGATCCTTCTCGACATCCAGCTCCCGGGCATGGACGGCTACGCCGTCGCGAGCGAGCTCCGGAGAATTCCGGCTCTCGAGGGCACCCCGATCGTCGCGGTCACGTCGTACGCGATGGTCGGCGACCGGGAACGCTGCCTGGACTCGGGCTGCACCGGGTACATCGAAAAGCCGATCAACCCGGACACGTTCATCGAGCAGGTGGAGGCGTACCTGAACGCGTCCACCCCGCGTGAGGCGTAA
- a CDS encoding PAS domain S-box protein: protein MTPEPPPGITDTGKWRIRTVEELEAARSGKARAEEALQESEARFRALFENSPDGIFLTDPETLEILDCNAVACAMNGYSREELLGRSINLLHPDEIRTRMEEPGGRTRFVAQLRNEGPVTVESVHRRRDGTLFPMETSMCLLEVGGRPVVMGIDRDITQRKKAEEELARYRAGLEGLVETRTAELAVARDRAEAADRLKSAFLATMSHELRTPLNSIIGFTGVLLKGFVGPLNDEQTKQLGMVKASAHHLLALINDVLDLSKIEAGQLRVALAPVDVRATIDQALRALQPQADRKRLSLAAEVSPDSTTILSDHRRVEQILLNLLGNAVKFTDEGGITVRCEPRDGWLVTSVTDTGIGIRADELATLFQPFRQLESGISRRYEGTGLGLSICKRLLDLLGGDIGVESAPGKGSTFTFRLPAGRTGD from the coding sequence GTGACCCCGGAGCCCCCTCCGGGCATAACCGACACAGGGAAGTGGCGGATCCGGACAGTCGAGGAACTCGAGGCGGCCCGCTCCGGAAAGGCACGGGCCGAGGAGGCGCTCCAGGAGAGCGAGGCGCGCTTCCGGGCCCTCTTCGAGAACAGCCCCGACGGGATCTTCCTCACGGACCCCGAGACTCTCGAGATCCTCGACTGCAACGCCGTCGCCTGCGCAATGAACGGCTATTCGCGCGAGGAGCTCCTCGGCCGGAGCATCAACCTCCTCCACCCCGACGAGATACGGACCCGCATGGAAGAGCCGGGAGGGCGCACCCGATTCGTCGCGCAGCTGCGGAACGAAGGACCCGTGACGGTCGAGTCGGTCCACAGGCGCAGGGACGGGACCCTGTTCCCGATGGAAACGTCGATGTGCCTCCTCGAGGTGGGGGGCCGCCCGGTCGTGATGGGGATCGACCGGGACATCACCCAGCGCAAGAAGGCCGAGGAAGAGCTGGCCCGCTACCGCGCGGGTCTCGAAGGGCTCGTCGAGACGCGCACCGCCGAGCTGGCCGTGGCGCGGGACCGTGCCGAGGCGGCGGACCGGCTCAAGTCGGCCTTCCTCGCGACGATGTCCCACGAGCTGCGAACGCCGCTCAACTCGATCATCGGCTTCACCGGCGTCCTCCTGAAAGGCTTCGTCGGCCCGCTCAACGACGAGCAGACCAAGCAGCTCGGCATGGTGAAGGCGAGCGCACACCACCTCCTCGCGCTCATCAACGACGTTCTCGACCTCTCCAAGATCGAGGCGGGCCAGCTGCGGGTCGCTCTCGCCCCGGTCGACGTGCGGGCGACGATCGACCAGGCGCTCCGGGCGCTCCAGCCCCAGGCGGATCGCAAGCGCCTCTCGCTGGCTGCGGAGGTCTCGCCCGACTCCACGACGATCCTCAGCGACCACCGGCGGGTCGAACAGATCCTCCTGAACCTCCTCGGCAACGCGGTGAAGTTCACCGACGAGGGGGGTATCACCGTTCGCTGCGAGCCCCGGGACGGCTGGCTCGTCACGAGCGTGACCGACACCGGGATCGGAATCCGGGCTGACGAGCTCGCCACGCTCTTCCAGCCGTTCCGGCAGCTCGAGTCGGGCATCTCCCGGCGGTACGAAGGGACGGGACTGGGACTCTCGATCTGCAAGCGTCTCCTGGACCTGCTCGGCGGCGACATCGGCGTCGAGAGCGCGCCGGGGAAGGGAAGCACTTTCACGTTTCGGCTTCCTGCCGGCCGGACGGGCGATTGA
- a CDS encoding CDGSH iron-sulfur domain-containing protein, whose amino-acid sequence MSDPTIAARGPVPVKLEAGRTYAWCRCGLSKGQPFCDGAHKGTGFSPLVWTAEESKEAWLCQCKHTGKAPFCDGTHKKLP is encoded by the coding sequence ATGTCCGATCCGACGATCGCCGCGAGGGGTCCGGTGCCCGTGAAGCTCGAGGCCGGAAGGACGTATGCCTGGTGCCGGTGCGGCCTGTCGAAGGGACAGCCGTTCTGCGACGGCGCCCACAAGGGAACCGGGTTCTCACCGCTGGTCTGGACGGCGGAGGAGTCGAAGGAGGCGTGGCTCTGCCAGTGCAAGCACACGGGCAAGGCCCCCTTCTGCGACGGGACCCACAAGAAGCTTCCGTGA
- a CDS encoding glutathione peroxidase — MGTLTDIEVTTIDGKAQKLSAYAGKTLLVVNVASKCGFTPQYTGLEALYRKYKDRGFVVLGFPCDQFGHQEPGDEEEIRSFCSLKYDVTFPMFAKVEVNGENTHPLYRHLKKAAPGLLGTEAIKWNFTKFLVDPRGENVTRYAPNDTPESLGKDVEKLLKR; from the coding sequence ATGGGGACGCTGACGGACATCGAGGTCACGACGATCGACGGGAAGGCGCAGAAGCTCTCGGCGTACGCGGGGAAGACGCTGCTCGTCGTGAACGTCGCGAGCAAGTGCGGCTTCACGCCGCAGTACACGGGACTCGAGGCTCTCTACCGTAAGTACAAGGACCGCGGCTTCGTCGTCCTCGGCTTCCCGTGCGACCAGTTCGGGCACCAGGAGCCGGGAGACGAGGAGGAGATCCGGAGCTTCTGCTCGCTGAAGTACGACGTCACCTTCCCGATGTTCGCGAAGGTCGAGGTCAACGGTGAGAACACCCACCCGCTCTACAGGCACCTGAAGAAGGCCGCTCCGGGCCTCCTCGGCACCGAGGCGATCAAGTGGAACTTCACGAAGTTCCTCGTCGACCCGAGGGGCGAGAACGTGACGCGTTACGCCCCGAACGACACGCCCGAGAGCCTCGGGAAGGACGTCGAGAAGCTGCTGAAGCGGTGA
- a CDS encoding citrate synthase, giving the protein MTAETAAIQAGTTPPAAGQRETLTITDNRNGKTYEVPIENGTIKAPDLRKIKTGPEDFGIMTYDPAYMNTASCKSTITFIDGDKGILEYRGYPIADLAEKTSFLETAWLILNGELPTTAQHKEWVDEITVHTMVHENITNVLQGFRYDAHPMAMLASSVAALSTFYPEAKRVHDPEVRRMQIVRLIAKTPTLAAFAYRHSIGFPFAYPDNDLSFAGNFLQMMYRTAEPKYKPNPILEKALDVLFILHADHEQNCSTSAMRAVGSSEVDPYCAASAAISALYGPLHGGANEAVLRMLKEIGSKDHVPAFVKDVKESGGDVKLMGFGHRVYKNYDPRAKILKQMADQVFGVTGRNPLLDIALELERIALEDEYFIKRKLYPNVDFYSGLIYQAMKFPVDMFPVLFAIGRMAGWLAQWNEMIQDKDQKIARPRQVYLGHRDRAFVPFERRG; this is encoded by the coding sequence ATGACAGCCGAGACCGCCGCGATCCAGGCCGGGACGACCCCGCCGGCCGCAGGACAACGCGAGACCCTGACCATCACCGACAACCGGAACGGGAAGACCTACGAGGTGCCGATCGAGAACGGGACGATCAAGGCGCCCGACCTGCGCAAGATCAAGACCGGGCCCGAAGACTTCGGGATCATGACCTACGACCCGGCGTACATGAACACCGCGTCGTGCAAGTCGACGATCACGTTCATCGACGGCGACAAGGGGATCCTCGAGTACCGCGGCTATCCGATCGCGGACCTGGCCGAGAAGACGTCGTTCCTCGAGACGGCCTGGCTCATCCTGAACGGCGAGCTCCCGACGACGGCCCAGCACAAGGAATGGGTGGACGAGATCACCGTCCACACCATGGTCCACGAGAACATCACGAACGTCCTGCAGGGCTTCCGCTACGACGCCCACCCGATGGCGATGCTGGCGTCCTCCGTGGCGGCGCTCTCGACCTTCTACCCGGAGGCCAAGCGCGTTCACGACCCGGAGGTCCGGCGGATGCAGATCGTCCGCCTCATCGCCAAGACGCCGACCCTGGCGGCCTTCGCCTACCGCCACTCCATCGGCTTCCCGTTCGCCTACCCCGACAACGACCTCTCGTTCGCCGGCAACTTCCTCCAGATGATGTACCGGACCGCCGAGCCGAAGTACAAGCCGAACCCGATCCTGGAGAAGGCCCTCGACGTCCTGTTCATCCTGCACGCCGACCACGAGCAGAACTGCTCCACGTCGGCCATGCGCGCGGTCGGCTCCTCCGAGGTCGACCCGTACTGCGCGGCGTCCGCCGCGATCTCGGCGCTCTACGGCCCGCTCCACGGCGGCGCCAACGAGGCCGTCCTCCGGATGCTCAAGGAGATCGGCTCGAAGGATCACGTCCCGGCGTTCGTGAAGGACGTCAAGGAGAGCGGCGGCGACGTGAAGCTGATGGGCTTCGGCCACCGCGTCTACAAGAACTACGACCCGCGCGCCAAGATCCTCAAGCAGATGGCCGACCAGGTCTTCGGCGTCACCGGGCGCAACCCGCTCCTGGACATCGCGCTCGAGCTCGAGCGGATCGCCCTCGAGGACGAGTACTTCATCAAGCGCAAGCTCTACCCGAACGTCGACTTCTACTCGGGCCTGATCTACCAGGCGATGAAGTTCCCCGTCGACATGTTCCCGGTCCTTTTCGCCATCGGGCGCATGGCCGGCTGGCTCGCGCAGTGGAACGAGATGATCCAGGACAAGGACCAGAAGATCGCCCGGCCGCGCCAGGTCTACCTGGGGCACCGCGACCGTGCGTTCGTCCCGTTCGAACGGCGGGGCTGA
- the mdh gene encoding malate dehydrogenase, which produces MRKKITVVGAGRVGETTAHILAKKALGDIVLVDIVPNLAAGKALDLMELRPIDDSDITITGTSGFEETAGSDVVVVTSGMPRKPGESREDLLRKNIGIVRPVSEQVMKYSPNAFLVVVANPLDTMTWVARKVTGWPKNRVVGMAGILDAARLRCFIAMELGVSVKDVQAFVLGGHGDEMVPCVRYASVGGIPIEKLMSKEKIDAIVKRTRGAGGEIVKLLGFSAYFSPAAAAVEMVQAILKDEKRVVPCSAYLEGEYGASDIYLGVPVVLGAGGVEKILEVDLTDEEKVMLANSIKLCSESIAEGKNLL; this is translated from the coding sequence ATGCGCAAGAAGATCACCGTCGTCGGCGCCGGCCGCGTGGGCGAGACGACCGCCCACATCCTCGCCAAGAAGGCCCTCGGCGACATCGTCCTCGTCGACATCGTCCCGAACCTCGCGGCCGGCAAGGCGCTCGACCTGATGGAGCTGCGGCCGATCGACGACTCCGACATCACGATCACGGGGACGTCCGGGTTCGAGGAGACGGCGGGGTCGGACGTCGTCGTCGTCACCTCGGGGATGCCGCGCAAGCCGGGCGAGAGCCGCGAGGACCTCCTCCGGAAGAACATCGGCATCGTCAGGCCGGTCTCCGAGCAGGTCATGAAGTACTCCCCGAACGCGTTCCTCGTCGTCGTGGCCAACCCGCTCGACACGATGACGTGGGTCGCCAGGAAGGTGACGGGCTGGCCGAAGAACCGCGTCGTCGGCATGGCGGGAATCCTCGACGCCGCGCGCCTGCGCTGCTTCATCGCGATGGAGCTCGGCGTCTCGGTCAAGGATGTCCAGGCCTTCGTCCTCGGCGGGCACGGCGACGAGATGGTCCCGTGCGTGAGGTACGCCTCCGTGGGCGGCATTCCGATCGAGAAGCTCATGTCGAAGGAGAAGATCGACGCGATCGTCAAGCGGACCCGGGGCGCGGGCGGCGAGATCGTCAAGCTCCTGGGGTTCTCGGCCTACTTCTCGCCGGCGGCGGCGGCGGTCGAGATGGTCCAGGCGATCCTGAAGGACGAGAAGCGCGTCGTCCCGTGCTCGGCCTACCTCGAAGGTGAGTACGGCGCGAGCGACATCTACCTCGGCGTCCCGGTCGTGCTCGGCGCGGGTGGCGTGGAGAAGATCCTCGAGGTCGACCTGACCGACGAGGAGAAGGTGATGCTCGCCAACTCCATCAAGCTCTGCTCCGAGTCGATTGCGGAAGGGAAGAACCTGCTCTAG
- a CDS encoding DUF1109 family protein translates to MNGSAPLPPELRRLVRDELRPVRPLASPARRALVLLVWAPVAVAFVLAFARPRPDAADLGWLFSWGVVLAELIAGAGLVTLSLGEAVPGRGAGRQAGLIALAGAASLFVVLAVLARGASAGIPVPDPLVSHGPACFAMTGLIGLTALAVVAVLILRATPLRASFAGLLAGAGTGLMAAGVHHLDCPVTHLAHVLVWHGGGIVVLALLGAGFGLALESLQRKRMETRLAVRHD, encoded by the coding sequence GTGAACGGATCGGCTCCGCTTCCGCCGGAGCTGCGCCGGCTCGTCCGGGACGAGCTGCGTCCCGTTCGGCCGCTGGCCTCGCCGGCCCGGCGTGCGCTCGTCCTTCTCGTCTGGGCTCCGGTCGCCGTCGCGTTCGTCCTCGCGTTCGCTCGACCCCGGCCCGACGCCGCGGACCTCGGATGGCTCTTCAGCTGGGGTGTCGTTCTCGCGGAGCTCATCGCGGGGGCCGGGCTCGTGACGCTTTCCCTCGGAGAGGCCGTCCCCGGCCGCGGGGCGGGCCGCCAGGCCGGGCTGATCGCGCTCGCCGGCGCGGCTTCGCTCTTCGTAGTCCTGGCGGTCCTCGCGCGCGGCGCGAGCGCGGGCATTCCGGTACCGGACCCGCTGGTCAGCCACGGACCGGCCTGCTTCGCCATGACAGGGCTCATCGGCCTGACGGCGCTCGCCGTCGTCGCGGTTCTGATCCTGAGGGCCACCCCTCTCCGCGCCTCGTTCGCGGGGCTCCTCGCGGGAGCGGGGACGGGGCTGATGGCCGCAGGCGTCCACCACCTCGACTGCCCGGTCACCCACCTTGCGCACGTCCTCGTCTGGCATGGGGGGGGCATCGTCGTGCTGGCGCTTCTCGGAGCCGGCTTCGGGCTCGCCCTGGAGTCCCTCCAACGGAAGAGGATGGAAACGAGGCTCGCGGTACGCCACGACTGA
- a CDS encoding RNA polymerase sigma factor: protein MDAVGDRDDPRQALANLMIAYQGGDEMAFERLYEELSGPVRAFLHSLTRNASRADDLLQETFFHVHRARQTYDPSRSAKAWVYAIAHNVFLMSCRSEKRRGRHEELAEDELPDVPVPAEAEAFATKDAVRKALGRLSVDRREAVILHHVQGLSFQEVGNVLGITTMAAKLRSHRAMGELRQILKEGAKL, encoded by the coding sequence ATGGATGCGGTGGGCGACCGCGACGACCCCCGGCAGGCGCTGGCGAATCTGATGATCGCGTACCAGGGCGGCGATGAAATGGCGTTCGAGCGCCTGTACGAAGAGCTGTCAGGCCCGGTGAGAGCGTTCCTTCACTCGCTCACCCGCAACGCCTCCCGCGCCGACGACCTCCTGCAGGAGACGTTCTTCCACGTCCACCGTGCGCGTCAGACGTACGACCCGAGCCGCTCCGCGAAGGCGTGGGTCTACGCGATCGCGCACAACGTCTTCCTCATGTCGTGCCGCTCCGAGAAGCGGCGTGGCCGCCACGAGGAACTGGCGGAGGACGAGCTCCCCGACGTCCCGGTGCCAGCGGAGGCCGAGGCGTTTGCCACGAAGGACGCCGTGCGGAAGGCGCTCGGCCGGCTCTCCGTCGACAGGAGGGAGGCGGTGATCCTCCACCACGTCCAGGGACTCTCCTTCCAGGAGGTCGGCAACGTCCTCGGCATCACTACGATGGCCGCGAAGCTCCGGTCGCACCGCGCGATGGGAGAGCTGCGGCAGATCCTGAAGGAAGGAGCGAAGCTGTGA
- a CDS encoding SRPBCC family protein has translation MPFALRLEDLSFPDRALVRLAFSRLVSAPPERVFDVLADHEAWTRWFVDFKKASVTSEVREGVGTKRRVWVGPMVLDERFIAWERGKRFSFTMLQSNLPILSAMVEDWQLTPVEGGTRVDYKVGFDLPGWVRPLKGVLLWKFRPLFEKALPNLEEYLRKS, from the coding sequence ATGCCGTTCGCCCTGCGTCTCGAGGATCTGTCATTCCCCGACCGCGCTCTGGTGCGTCTCGCCTTCTCCCGGCTCGTTTCGGCTCCGCCGGAGCGGGTCTTTGACGTCCTCGCGGACCACGAAGCGTGGACGCGCTGGTTCGTCGACTTCAAGAAGGCGTCGGTGACGAGCGAGGTGCGGGAGGGCGTTGGCACGAAGCGCCGCGTCTGGGTCGGCCCCATGGTCCTCGACGAGCGTTTCATCGCGTGGGAGAGGGGGAAACGCTTCTCCTTCACGATGCTTCAGTCGAACCTGCCGATCCTCTCGGCGATGGTCGAGGACTGGCAGCTCACGCCGGTCGAGGGTGGCACGCGGGTGGACTACAAGGTGGGCTTCGACCTCCCCGGCTGGGTCCGGCCGCTAAAGGGAGTCCTGCTGTGGAAGTTCCGGCCGCTCTTCGAGAAGGCGTTGCCGAACCTCGAGGAGTATCTCCGGAAGAGCTGA